GGGAAAATTTCTTGTTCGTCGGGACCGTCCATGCGAGTCATGCAACTGCCAGCCCTTCCGCAACTGCGGGTTCGGGAGTTCATTCGGGCCGCCGAGGCGTGGGGCCTGAGTTCGCCCGAACTCGCGGGGGCCGTTGCCCTCGGCGCGATTGCGCTGGTGGCGTCGCTCTGGTTGGTCGTCCGCTGGATTCGGCGGCCGATGGGGACCCGTCTGAAGCGCGCGCTGGCCAAGCGCGAGGCGGTCGCCATCCTGATGCACCCGAATCCCGACCCCGACGCGATGGCTTGTGCCATCGGCGTCGCCCACTTGGCCAGCGAGGTCGGCACCGACGCGACCCTCCAGTTCGCTGGCCAGATTCGCCACCAGCAAAACCGGGCGTTCCGAACCGTCCTCGACCTCGAACTCGACCAAATCGACCACGTCAGCGAGGTCGCCTGCGAGGACGTGGTTCTGGTTGATCACAACACGCCCCGCGGGTTCGAGGGGGCCGAGGGACTCGAACCCTACGCGGTCGTGGACCACCACCCCGGCAACGGGACCGGCGAGCGCTTCACCGACCAGCGAACCGACTACGGGGCCTGCGCGACCATCGTCGCGGAGTATCTGGAGGACGTGGGCGCGACTCCGGTCGGTCCCGACGACGAGAGCGCGAACGACTTCGAGGTCCCTCCGGAGATCTCGACGGGCCTGCTCTACGGTATCCAGTCGGACACAAAACATCTCACGAACGGGTGTACCGAGGCGGAGTTCCACGCGGCGGCGTACCTCTACGGGGGCGTCGATGAGGACCTGCTCGACCGAATCGCCAACCCGCAAGTCAGCGCCGAAGTGCTGGAGGTCAAGTCCCGCGCTATCACGGGCCGCGACGTGCGCGGGTCGTTCGCGGTCAGCGACGTGGGGCGAGTGAACAACGTTGACGCTATCCCCCAAGCGGCCGACGAACTCCTCCAACTGGAGGGCGTGACCGCGGTGGTCATCTACGGACGGCGCGACGAGACGGTCCACCTCTCGGGCCGGTCGCGCGACGACCGGGTCCACATGGGGAAGGCCTTGGAGAGCGTCGCCGACGAGATTCCCGGCGCGAGCGCGGGCGGCCACGCCCGCATGGGCGGCGGACAGCTTCCCGTCGAGGGCGCGACGTTCGCCAGCGGCGGGGAGACGGCGATGTGGTCGCAGGCCGAACTCGCCGACGACGTGTTCTCGGCGCTCAACGGCGACGTGTGAACCGGGCTACCGTCCGAGGGTCCCGGCCGTACGCCGTGACTTTCGCGCGACTCTAATGACGGATGCGCTACTCCACGACGATTTTCCCCGTCATGCCCGCGGCCTCGTGCGGGATGCAGAAGTACTCGTGGGTCCCGGTCGTCTCGAAGGTGTGGACGAACGATTGGCCCGACTGGACGGCGCCGCTCCCGTTCTCCCAGCCCTCAGCGGCCGCTTCTTGGGAGTCGAAGTCACCCGACGCCCAGTAGTTCGCCCCCTCCGGAAT
This genomic stretch from Halorussus pelagicus harbors:
- a CDS encoding DHH family phosphoesterase, encoding MQLPALPQLRVREFIRAAEAWGLSSPELAGAVALGAIALVASLWLVVRWIRRPMGTRLKRALAKREAVAILMHPNPDPDAMACAIGVAHLASEVGTDATLQFAGQIRHQQNRAFRTVLDLELDQIDHVSEVACEDVVLVDHNTPRGFEGAEGLEPYAVVDHHPGNGTGERFTDQRTDYGACATIVAEYLEDVGATPVGPDDESANDFEVPPEISTGLLYGIQSDTKHLTNGCTEAEFHAAAYLYGGVDEDLLDRIANPQVSAEVLEVKSRAITGRDVRGSFAVSDVGRVNNVDAIPQAADELLQLEGVTAVVIYGRRDETVHLSGRSRDDRVHMGKALESVADEIPGASAGGHARMGGGQLPVEGATFASGGETAMWSQAELADDVFSALNGDV